One window of the Archangium primigenium genome contains the following:
- a CDS encoding alpha/beta hydrolase-fold protein: MGAVTLVLVGWLLAGTPEASPAEGQPGTFVAKSLSVRGTTYVYSVYLPPTYRADRTWPVILALHGAASRGTEGTLPRRQHLAAAVRQHPERYPAVLVLPQCPPGRDWSGDVADFALLALERTLEEYKGDPKRVYLAGESIGKQGAVRLAARTPERFAAVLAVSEHSGDRSVAERLKGTPLWVWHGEVDAEVPVRESRAFIELFKALGNSSVRYTELPGLGHDIFDTVYLDVAVSTWMFAQRRAP; encoded by the coding sequence ATGGGCGCGGTGACGCTGGTGCTGGTGGGGTGGTTGTTGGCGGGAACGCCGGAGGCGAGCCCCGCGGAGGGTCAGCCGGGGACGTTCGTGGCCAAGAGCCTCTCCGTGCGGGGCACGACGTACGTGTACTCGGTGTACCTGCCGCCCACGTACCGCGCCGATCGCACCTGGCCCGTCATCCTGGCGCTGCACGGCGCGGCGTCCCGGGGCACCGAGGGCACGCTGCCGCGGCGCCAGCACCTGGCGGCGGCGGTGCGCCAGCACCCCGAGCGCTACCCGGCGGTGCTCGTGCTGCCCCAGTGCCCGCCCGGGCGGGACTGGAGCGGGGACGTGGCGGACTTCGCCCTGCTGGCGCTCGAGCGCACCCTGGAGGAGTACAAGGGAGACCCCAAGCGGGTGTACCTGGCGGGGGAGTCCATCGGGAAGCAGGGCGCGGTGCGGCTCGCGGCGCGCACGCCCGAGCGCTTCGCGGCGGTGCTCGCGGTGTCCGAGCACTCGGGGGACCGGAGCGTGGCGGAGCGGCTCAAGGGCACGCCCCTGTGGGTGTGGCACGGCGAGGTGGACGCGGAGGTCCCCGTGCGCGAGAGCCGGGCCTTCATCGAGCTGTTCAAGGCCCTGGGCAACTCCTCCGTGCGCTACACGGAATTGCCCGGGCTCGGGCACGACATCTTCGACACGGTGTACCTCGACGTGGCGGTGAGCACCTGGATGTTCGCCCAGCGGCGCGCGCCGTAG
- a CDS encoding alkene reductase: MATHPHGTLFSPYTLGALELKNRIVMAPMTRSRALVDGNVPNPLAITYYTQRASAGLLITEATQVSPQGVGYIRTPGIHSPEQVEGWKKVTEAVHAVGGRIYAQLWHVGRMSHPDFHDGALPVAPSAVGVDVDVFTYKGKTRTVTPRALELGELPGIVEQFRAGARNALAAGFDGVELHGSNGYLLDQFLRDSSNRRTDAYGGSIENRARLPLEVARAVAEVWGAPRVGYRLSPQNFPYGGMSDSTPVETFTYMARELNALGLGYLHVTEAVSGKSFPSAEQRITPKLRAAFRGTLIANGGYDAASGEAAIARGEADLVSYGVPFIANPDLPERYREQAPLASADFATFYGGEAQGYTDYPARR; the protein is encoded by the coding sequence ATGGCCACCCACCCGCACGGAACGTTGTTCTCGCCGTACACGCTCGGAGCGCTGGAGCTCAAGAACCGCATCGTCATGGCGCCCATGACGCGCAGCCGGGCGCTGGTGGACGGCAACGTGCCCAACCCCCTGGCCATCACCTATTACACGCAGCGCGCCTCCGCGGGCCTCCTCATCACCGAGGCCACCCAGGTGAGCCCCCAGGGCGTGGGCTACATCCGCACCCCGGGCATCCACTCGCCCGAGCAGGTGGAGGGTTGGAAGAAGGTGACGGAGGCGGTGCACGCGGTGGGCGGGCGCATCTACGCGCAGCTCTGGCACGTGGGGCGCATGTCGCACCCGGACTTCCATGACGGGGCGCTGCCGGTGGCCCCGTCGGCGGTGGGCGTGGACGTGGACGTGTTCACCTACAAGGGCAAGACGCGCACGGTGACGCCGCGGGCGCTGGAGCTCGGGGAGCTGCCCGGCATCGTGGAGCAGTTCCGCGCCGGGGCCCGGAACGCCCTGGCCGCGGGCTTCGATGGCGTGGAGCTGCACGGCAGCAACGGCTACCTCTTGGACCAGTTCCTGCGCGACAGCAGCAACCGGCGCACGGACGCGTACGGCGGCTCCATCGAGAACCGGGCGCGCCTGCCCCTGGAGGTGGCGCGCGCGGTGGCCGAGGTGTGGGGAGCCCCGCGCGTGGGCTACCGGCTCTCGCCGCAGAACTTCCCCTACGGGGGCATGTCGGACAGCACGCCCGTGGAGACGTTCACCTACATGGCGCGCGAGCTGAACGCGCTGGGACTGGGCTACCTGCACGTGACCGAGGCGGTGTCTGGCAAGAGCTTCCCGAGCGCCGAGCAGCGCATCACCCCGAAGCTGCGCGCGGCCTTCCGGGGCACGCTCATCGCCAACGGGGGCTACGACGCGGCCTCCGGCGAGGCGGCGATCGCCCGGGGCGAGGCGGACCTGGTGTCCTACGGCGTGCCGTTCATCGCCAACCCGGACCTGCCCGAGCGCTACCGCGAGCAGGCGCCGCTGGCCTCGGCGGACTTCGCCACCTTCTATGGGGGCGAGGCCCAGGGCTACACGGACTACCCGGCGCGGCGCTGA
- a CDS encoding TetR/AcrR family transcriptional regulator, giving the protein MAEDTAKVERVAPRERILVAAGELFYRHGIRAVGVEAVAEAAGTNKMTLYRHFTSKDELVAEYLRRAAAESDTRWARYAREHPGAPFEQLRAWLRQMAEHATCVDQRGCALANAAVELADPAHPARPVIEAYKVAQNARLVALCQAAGLNEPELLADALGLLLEGARVTAQSVGREGLGERLVRIGEGLFERHRPAQ; this is encoded by the coding sequence ATGGCGGAGGACACGGCGAAGGTCGAGCGGGTGGCGCCGCGTGAGCGCATCCTGGTGGCGGCGGGGGAGCTGTTCTACCGCCACGGCATCCGCGCGGTGGGCGTGGAGGCGGTGGCGGAGGCGGCGGGCACCAACAAGATGACGCTCTACCGGCACTTCACGTCCAAGGACGAGCTGGTGGCCGAGTACCTGCGGCGCGCGGCGGCGGAGTCCGACACGCGCTGGGCGCGCTACGCGCGGGAGCACCCGGGGGCGCCCTTCGAGCAGCTGCGCGCGTGGCTGCGGCAGATGGCCGAGCACGCGACGTGCGTGGACCAGCGCGGCTGCGCCCTGGCCAACGCCGCGGTGGAGCTGGCGGACCCCGCGCACCCGGCCCGGCCGGTCATCGAGGCGTACAAGGTCGCGCAGAACGCGCGGCTGGTGGCGCTCTGCCAGGCGGCGGGCCTCAACGAGCCGGAGCTGCTCGCGGACGCGCTGGGCCTGCTCCTGGAGGGCGCGCGGGTCACCGCCCAGAGCGTGGGCCGCGAGGGGCTGGGCGAGCGCCTGGTGCGCATCGGCGAGGGACTGTTCGAGAGGCATCGCCCGGCGCAATAG
- a CDS encoding GlsB/YeaQ/YmgE family stress response membrane protein → MFNLCGWVIFGFFAGLIARALMPGRQSMGFLATTALGVAGSFTGGFLASVIWGGSWRFFTSSGLIGSVLGAVVLLALGRALSK, encoded by the coding sequence ATGTTCAACCTGTGTGGGTGGGTGATTTTCGGTTTCTTCGCGGGCCTCATCGCCCGCGCCCTGATGCCGGGCCGGCAGTCGATGGGCTTCCTGGCCACCACGGCGCTGGGCGTGGCCGGCTCCTTCACGGGCGGCTTCCTCGCGTCGGTCATCTGGGGCGGCTCCTGGCGCTTCTTCACCTCCAGCGGCCTCATCGGCTCCGTGCTCGGCGCCGTGGTGCTGCTCGCCCTGGGCCGCGCCCTCTCCAAATGA